In Chryseobacterium oranimense, a single window of DNA contains:
- a CDS encoding DUF2200 domain-containing protein, translating into MQNTRIYTTAFASVYPHYIQKAEKKGRTKSEVDEIIFWLTGYDEKSLQEILDNKTDFKTFFEQAPKINPNVSLIKGVICGYRVEDIEDELMRNIRYLDKLIDELAKGKKMEKILRE; encoded by the coding sequence ATGCAGAACACCAGAATTTACACTACAGCTTTTGCCAGTGTTTATCCGCATTATATTCAAAAAGCAGAAAAGAAAGGCCGCACCAAATCCGAAGTTGATGAAATTATATTCTGGCTAACCGGATATGATGAAAAAAGCCTTCAGGAAATATTGGATAACAAAACCGATTTTAAAACCTTTTTTGAGCAGGCCCCAAAGATCAATCCCAATGTTTCATTGATCAAAGGTGTTATTTGCGGATACCGTGTGGAGGACATTGAGGATGAACTCATGAGAAATATCCGGTATCTGGACAAGCTTATTGATGAACTGGCGAAGGGAAAGAAGATGGAAAAAATATTGAGAGAATAA
- a CDS encoding alpha/beta fold hydrolase: protein MNPGTNKLNILQHTNMEKYAQSGDGQKIHYKESGEGKTALLFVHGWLGNAEWWNGQQEHFKDRYHIVQMSLAGHGKSDASRAEWSSERYADDIRAVAGQISSQEIILIGHSMSGAYVLEAASNMPNVKAVILIDTIKDLEEALTEEKAEQFLFVHYRNDFKNAVENILPQYLFTEKTPPDVKQKLQDEFLQNTSETAINLLRPLYKKDFREDASKIQVPVRAINSDNFPTNIENNRKYLKDYNYIEMAGTGHYPMLEKPEEFNKILDDILKELSDN from the coding sequence TACACTATAAAGAAAGCGGAGAAGGAAAAACTGCCCTTTTATTCGTACATGGATGGCTTGGCAATGCAGAATGGTGGAACGGCCAGCAGGAACATTTTAAAGACCGCTATCATATTGTACAGATGAGCCTTGCAGGACACGGAAAATCTGATGCCTCAAGAGCAGAATGGAGCAGTGAACGGTATGCAGATGACATCAGAGCAGTAGCCGGCCAGATCAGCTCACAGGAGATTATCCTTATTGGCCATTCAATGTCCGGAGCTTATGTTCTTGAAGCTGCTTCAAATATGCCTAATGTAAAGGCGGTCATTTTAATAGATACCATAAAAGATCTTGAAGAAGCACTTACAGAAGAAAAAGCTGAACAGTTTTTATTCGTGCATTACCGGAATGATTTTAAAAATGCAGTCGAAAATATTCTTCCACAATACCTTTTCACGGAAAAAACGCCACCAGATGTAAAGCAGAAATTGCAGGATGAATTTCTTCAAAATACCTCGGAAACCGCCATTAATCTTCTCAGGCCTTTGTATAAAAAAGATTTCAGGGAAGATGCATCGAAAATTCAGGTCCCGGTAAGAGCCATCAACTCGGATAATTTTCCCACGAATATTGAAAACAACCGGAAGTATTTAAAAGATTACAATTATATTGAGATGGCCGGAACAGGGCATTATCCTATGCTGGAAAAACCTGAAGAATTCAACAAAATCCTTGATGATATTCTTAAAGAGTTAAGTGATAATTAA
- a CDS encoding T9SS type A sorting domain-containing protein, which translates to MKKSLLFLLGASALFSAQITLTKAANDPISGNVINYNHVTGPVNNSATGANTTFSNGSLTMGISSVTTYSTPTSAEITTFPGSTIKMIDGTTTVYYKASATKLEITGIINPQLTLNFSVDNGTYNNYPTTYGPAQNDTAKGTFSSSVANGLFSGTMTAQADAYGTLIIGNRTYTNVLRVKYTQNLNLYSSFDVVYANPIGTATNTSYAYYDASHRYSLLSSTSGNVSVPLLSINQTVGTALAINEAFLATSNTTVKKENLIVYPNPAQDFIGFKGNTDNYSKANIYSLDGKLVKTADVKSGNIQISDLPPASYFIEISGKNAADTKNTKFIKK; encoded by the coding sequence ATGAAAAAATCTTTACTCTTTTTATTAGGAGCATCTGCCCTGTTTTCTGCGCAGATCACGCTTACAAAAGCAGCCAATGATCCTATCTCCGGAAACGTTATCAATTACAATCATGTAACCGGACCCGTAAACAACTCCGCAACAGGAGCTAACACTACGTTTTCAAACGGAAGTCTTACAATGGGAATTTCGTCAGTAACGACTTATTCCACCCCTACCTCTGCTGAGATAACAACATTTCCGGGTTCTACCATTAAAATGATAGACGGAACAACGACCGTTTATTATAAAGCTTCTGCAACTAAGCTGGAAATTACAGGAATTATAAATCCACAGCTTACCTTAAATTTCAGTGTAGATAATGGTACTTATAATAATTACCCTACCACTTATGGACCGGCACAAAATGATACAGCTAAAGGGACTTTCTCATCATCTGTTGCCAACGGATTATTCAGCGGTACAATGACTGCCCAGGCTGATGCATACGGAACTCTGATTATAGGCAATAGAACATACACTAATGTTCTTAGAGTAAAATACACACAGAACCTTAATCTATATTCATCTTTTGATGTTGTTTATGCCAACCCTATCGGAACAGCTACCAATACATCCTATGCTTATTACGATGCTTCTCACAGATATTCTCTGCTAAGTTCTACAAGCGGAAACGTCAGTGTTCCATTGTTGAGTATCAACCAGACAGTAGGCACTGCATTAGCTATAAACGAAGCGTTTCTGGCAACCAGCAATACTACAGTAAAAAAAGAAAATTTAATAGTTTATCCTAATCCTGCACAGGACTTTATCGGTTTCAAGGGAAATACAGATAATTACTCCAAAGCAAATATTTACAGTCTGGATGGGAAACTGGTTAAAACAGCAGATGTAAAATCCGGAAATATTCAGATCTCAGATCTTCCGCCAGCGTCTTATTTCATAGAGATCAGTGGAAAAAATGCTGCAGACACAAAGAATACAAAATTCATCAAGAAATAA
- the ribB gene encoding 3,4-dihydroxy-2-butanone-4-phosphate synthase encodes MEKLLKQFGATSTERVENALLKLQQGKGILLVDDENRENEGDIIFPASTITEKDMALLIRECSGIVCLCISEEKSRHLNLRPMVETNNSKNQTAFTISIEAREGVESGVSAKDRVTTIRTAVAENAEAGHIASPGHVFPLIAKKGGVFERRGHTEGSVDLIKMANLGDDAVLCELTNEDGSMARLPEIVDFAIKKEMSVVTIEDIYAYRKMVMSN; translated from the coding sequence ATGGAAAAATTATTAAAACAATTTGGAGCAACCTCCACAGAACGTGTAGAAAATGCACTTCTAAAACTACAACAGGGAAAAGGAATTCTTCTGGTAGATGATGAAAACCGCGAAAATGAAGGCGACATCATCTTTCCCGCATCCACCATTACAGAAAAAGACATGGCACTTCTGATCCGCGAATGCAGCGGAATCGTTTGCTTGTGCATTTCTGAGGAAAAAAGCAGGCACCTGAACCTCCGTCCGATGGTGGAAACCAACAATTCCAAAAATCAAACCGCATTTACCATTTCTATTGAAGCCAGAGAAGGTGTTGAATCCGGGGTTTCAGCTAAGGACCGCGTAACGACGATCAGAACTGCTGTAGCAGAAAATGCAGAGGCAGGCCATATCGCAAGTCCGGGGCATGTTTTCCCTCTGATTGCTAAAAAAGGTGGTGTTTTCGAAAGACGCGGCCATACGGAAGGCAGCGTAGATCTTATAAAAATGGCTAATCTGGGTGACGATGCCGTACTTTGTGAACTGACGAATGAAGACGGTTCTATGGCAAGACTTCCTGAAATTGTGGACTTTGCTATCAAAAAAGAAATGAGCGTCGTGACCATTGAAGACATTTATGCTTACCGTAAAATGGTGATGAGCAATTAA